AACGGCCTGTTTACCAGAGGATTTCAGCCGATGTTGAATCCCTCCGGACTAGATCGAAAAGCGTCGGACACACCCCCATCCGATGTCGAGAATATGGAATGAGCATGATCGAGAATCAGAAAATCCGGCCCGCACAGGTCATCGGCCCCCTGGGCGAACCGCTGACGCTGGACTCGCTGCCGCCGCCGACCACGACCCGCTGGGTCGTGCGCCGGAAGGCAGAGGTCGTCGCCGCGGTCAATGGCGGCCTTCTGACCGTCGACGAGGCGTGCGAACGCTATGGGCTGACGCTCGAGGAGTTCGCCGGCTGGCAACGGTCGATCGACCGCAGCGGCATGCCGGGGCTGCGCGTCACGCGCATCCAGCACTACCGCGATCTTTACGAGCGTCAGCAACGTTTTTGATCCGCGGGGCCGAACCGCGATGAAGAGGGCGCCTTCCGGCGCCCTCTTTTTGTCCCGCGCAGGACCGCCGTCTCGCCTCGAAGGCGACAGAAAGACGTACGATTTCCGACAATTGACAATTTTATTGCAACCCTCCCGTTCACCCGGCGTTAAGCCCAGAGTCAACTTTGGGAGTCACTCAATTATGCGCAAGATGTTCATAACCCTCGCCGCGACCTCGGCCCTCGCGCTCGGCGCCTGCCAGAGCCCGGAAGCCGACAAGGTCGAGGATCAGGCCGAAGCCCAGGCCGAAGCCATCGACGAACAGGCGGACGCCATGCCCGAAGGCCCGGCCAAGGACGCAATGGAAAACAAGGCCGACGCCGTCGAGGAGATGGGCGAGGAAAAGGCCAACGCCATGGACGACAATGGCGAGATCGCCCCGTCCGAAACCGGCGTCGGCGACACGCAGACGAAATAAGGGCTGCCACCCCTGACCCCCTGTTTCAGGGGTGTGACGGCCATCACCGCGATGCGTCGCGATCAGGGTTAATGCGGCGTTCGGGACGAGAGCACGCTTTCAGCGACACGCTTCGCGGACCACCCTCCCGCCGCCCCCGGCGACCCAGGGCGGCGGGAGGGACCAAACACCTAGGGTCAGGACCCATTAATTCCCCGTTCGAGGCGTCGAAATGGCGAAGATATCGGGCCTTGGCGGGTGCAGCGGGTAGCATCGCTACCCGCAAGGCCGCGAAGGTCCGAGATTGAAGCCATTTCGGCGTCCCTTCGGGATTTGACCGATTTTGCCCATGGCAGCGTCGAAAAGTCTTGAAATATATCCATATTCCTGCGCCTTTCCTCCTCGCCCTGAGCAAAATCGCCTCAAACCTCGAACGGGTAATCAATGGGTCCTGACCCTAGGCATCAAGCGCCGCCAGCACGTCGCGCACGCCCGGCGCATCCGCATCGGCACGCAAGGATTCCAATCCAGCCGCGACGTCGAGCCGATATTCGGCGACGCCTGCCGTTTCGCCCGCCCAGCTGGCGCCGAGCGCCTTGACCAGCCGCCGCGCTGCGGCATTTTCGGACAGCATGTGAACGTCGAGTTCGACAAGTCCCTCGGCCAGACAATGGACGAGCAGCGCCGCGGTCATCATCCGGGCGAGCCCCTGGCCGTGAAACGCGTCGAGCACCGCCACCGAAAACTCGCCGACCGGGCCGTCGGCGCGGTGACGCACAGCATGGACCGCGCCGATCGCGGGGCGGTCAGGGCATGAACTGCAGATCGCGCCCCAGGCGATATGGTCGTGCCCGTCGACGTCGACGAGGCGCTCGATCACCGCATCGGGCAGAGCAGGCGCCGGCGAGAAGAAACGCAGATAGCGCGATTCAGCCGAAAGACGGGCGATGCCGTCGCGGATCAGCGGGGCGTCGTCGGGGGTGATCGTGCGCAGACAGACGGCGGTGCCGTCGTTGAGCCGGCTGTGGATTTCGACATCCTCGATCCGGCGCCGCGGCACCGCGCCTTTCGTCCGCCCAGCGTCCTGCCCGTCCGTCCCGGTCATCGCGGCCTCCCGATCAGGACAGGATAGAGTGGCTACCCCGTCATCGCAACGGCGCTGACCCGCCGCGACCTAACCGTCGTCGCCCATCCGCAGCGCCGCGATGAACGCCTCCTGCGGAATGTTGACATTGCCATATTCGCGCATCCGCTTCTTGCCCTCTTTCTGCTTTTCGAGGAGCTTTTTCTTGCGGGTCGCGTCGCCGCCATAGCATTTGGCGGTCACGTCCTTGCGCAGCGCGGCGATGGTTTCGCGGGCGATGACCTTGCCGCCGATCGCCGCCTGGATCGGGATTTTGAACATGTGGCGCGGGATCAGATCCTTCAGCCGCTCGCACATGCCGCGGCCGCGGCTTTCCGCGCTGCCGCGGTGGACGATCATCGACAGCGCATCGACCGGCTCGTTGTTGACGAGGATGCTCATCTTGACGAGGTCGCCGGGGCGGTGGCCGATCTGGTGATAGTCGAACGACGCATAGCCGCGGCTGATGCTCTTCAGCCGGTCGTAGAAATCGAACACGACTTCGTTCAAGGGCAGTTCGTAGGTGATCTGCGCGCGGCCGCCGACATAGGTCAGGTTCTTCTGCACCCCGCGGCGATCCTGACAGAGCTTCAAAATCGGTCCCAGATATTCGTCGGGGACGTAAATCACCGCCTCGATCCACGGCTCCTCGATCTCGTCGATGCGGTTGGGGTCGGGCATGTCGGCGGGGTTGTGGAGCTCGACCTCCTTCGCCGCCTCATTCTTGGTGTGGCTGAGCTTCAGCTTGTACACGACCGATGGCGCGGTGGTGATGAGGTCGAGGTCATATTCGCGGGTCAGCCGCTCCTGGATGATCTCCAGATGCAGCAGGCCCAGAAAGCCGCAGCGGAAGCCGAAGCCGAGCGCCGCGCTGCTCTCCATCTCGAACGAAAAGCTCGCATCGTTGAGCCGCAGCTTCTGGATGCTCTCGCGCAAT
This DNA window, taken from Sphingopyxis alaskensis RB2256, encodes the following:
- a CDS encoding DUF1153 domain-containing protein, which translates into the protein MIENQKIRPAQVIGPLGEPLTLDSLPPPTTTRWVVRRKAEVVAAVNGGLLTVDEACERYGLTLEEFAGWQRSIDRSGMPGLRVTRIQHYRDLYERQQRF
- a CDS encoding GNAT family N-acetyltransferase, with translation MTGTDGQDAGRTKGAVPRRRIEDVEIHSRLNDGTAVCLRTITPDDAPLIRDGIARLSAESRYLRFFSPAPALPDAVIERLVDVDGHDHIAWGAICSSCPDRPAIGAVHAVRHRADGPVGEFSVAVLDAFHGQGLARMMTAALLVHCLAEGLVELDVHMLSENAAARRLVKALGASWAGETAGVAEYRLDVAAGLESLRADADAPGVRDVLAALDA